In Deltaproteobacteria bacterium HGW-Deltaproteobacteria-18, the genomic window GTCAAGGAACAGAGTTCCGCCATGCGCTTCGGCCACGAGTCCCTTCTTGTCCTTGTAGGCGTTGGTGAACGAGCCCTTGGCGTGCCCGAACAGTTCGCTCTCAAGCAAGGTTGAGGGAGTGGAGCCACAATCGACGATCACAAGCGGACCCCGCGAGCGCTGACTCAGGCGATGCAGGAGCCCGGCGATCTTTTCCTTGCCCGTGCCGCTCTCGCCCAAAAGCAGGATCGTGGCCTCCGTCGGAGCCACCCGCTCGATCAACCGGTAAAGACGCTGCATGGAAGGACTCTTCCCGCCCCAAAGCTCCTCGGTCAGCAGGTTGCCGCCGCGCGCCCAGGAGCGCCCTGCGCTTGCGGCCAGAACCCGGGCAATCCCCCTGAGCAGTTCCTGCCCGTCCACGGGTCTTGTCAGATAATCCGTGGCACCGTCCTTGATGGCCGCGACGGCGCTGGGCACCGTGCCACGGGCGGTCAACATTATGAAGGGCAGCCCAGGCCAGCGCCGAACGCACTCCCACAGCAACTCCCGGCCGGTCATGCCCGGGACGTCTTCGTCGGCGATCACCAGATCAACCAGACCGCCTTCAAGCTTGAGCAAGGCCTCTTCACCATTCGAAGCAACCGGGACGGCATAGCCATCGGCGGCCAGCAGATCCATGAGAACCTGCCGCCGGTCAGGATCGGCATCAGCAACCAGAACGGTCCTTTCCGCGTTCATCGCGTACGCCCGGTGAGTCCCGCAACGCAGGCCACGCGACAAGTGCCTGAAAGTCTGATCAATATTCGAGGGTCGAATTTCTCCATTTCGTGGATATATCCGAAACTTCAAAAAGACTCAAACAAGAGTGAACCGCCTTGCAGCGTATTCAAAGGAACGATTCGCACCCCATGCGGCACTTCCACGGCATGGAGTTGTCAGTTGCGGCGCACACGGGTATATTGTGCGAACAACAATCAAAAATCAAAGGAGGTCCACCATGACGGACAAACAGGAAAATACCCTGCCCCTGACCGGAGACACCAAGCAAAAGCTGACCGGCCGTAAATGCAAGGAACTGGACTCTCATACAGCCGCCATGCTTGAATCGAACGAAGTCAAGGCCATCACCGGCGAAGGCGAGGAATGGTGGTGCCCCAATCCGGACTGCGCGGTCGTGGACAAATAACGGCTGTACGGCCAAATCCCTACGGCGGCCTGGGCATTCTTTGCTCAGGCCGCTTTTTTTTGTTCCAGATCCTACCAGTTTTTCAGCCTTTCAATATTAGGGAATGGTATAATTGAAACAGGTTGCGACCGGGCTTATCGTGACGGGAATTTTTGCAATGAAACCAAGCAGATTCTCAGGCGCTACGCATGACCAAAAGCTACCAGCAGAAACCCGGGCAGTCCGGCATGACCCTTGTCGAAATCCTTGTCGCCATGACTGTTTCGAGCCTGATCGCCAGCGCGGTCTACTCCCTTTTCCAGACCCACCAACGCATCGCCGTCAGACAGAGCCAGACCTCCCTCATGCAGCAGGAACTCCTTTCCTCCGTCGCGCTCATTTCCGAAGAATTGCGCATGTGCGGATTCTCGGCGCGAGGGGCGTCAGGCTTCGGCTTTACCCATAAACCCGAAACAGGCGCTCCGGCTTTTGGCCGGGCCACGACACAGACCGCAGTCTACTGCACCCTGGACTGGAACGCGGACGGCATCGTCAATGAAAGCGGCAGCGGCAGTCTGCGCGAACACGCGGGGTTCAGGCTCAATGTCGCAAACGACGGATCAGCAAAAAAAATCCCCGACAATGTGCTGCGCAAATACGACACCGGAGCCGTGCACTGGCAACCCGTCAGCACAGGCATCGGGGATCTGCGTTTCTCCTATCTCGATGCCGACGGCGAGATTATCGTCGATCCGCATGCGCACACACGGAGCATTCGGGGCGTTCGCGTACAAATCACCGCTGTCCCCGATCCGTCCCAGGCACAATTCGGCATCGGCAACCGCACGGTGTCCACCACGGTCTGGTGCAGAAATACGGAAATGGAAAAGACGCCGTGAACAAAGGGTTCACTATTCTTGAGATCCTTGTGGTCCTGACTATCGTGGCCGTGCTGGCAGGCATTTGTGGCACGACGTTGCTAAAAGCCCTGCCGGGAGCCGAAATGAACCGTGCTGTCCGGACCATTGTCAGCATGTGTCGGCACGCCAGATTCGAAGCCATCAAACGAAACCAGCAGATCCGGTTCCGATGCGCCTCGCCGCAAAACACCTGCGAAATCAGGGTGCGCAGCGACAACACCCTGCTGCGACGCTTTGATCTCAGCTCGCTTAAAACCGGCGCCATCCTCGCCAAATCCTTCACCACCCATTTCAACGGCCTCGGAAGAGCCACTGTGGCCGGGTCCGTCACTATCGAAAACAACACCGGCCTGTCCCGCACGATCACGGTGCGGCCATCGGGCAGCATGGTTTCGGAGTAGAACGCCGCATGTCCAGCCACCTTCTCACAAAACGTCCGTGCCAGACCGCAAGTCCGATTTTTGCCCCGAAAGTTACATCTCGCCGGCCATGGGGAGAAAAAAATAGCCCCGGCTTCACGCTTATCGAAGTCCTGATGGCGGCAGCCATTCTGGCCATCGGTCTGATGGGCGTCGCAGCCCTCATCACCCAGGCGTTTATGCTGGATGTCAACGCCAGCCGGATTTCCCGGGGGAGCTTTCTGATGGAAGAGTTTCTGGAGAATGCCTCACGCGCCCAGTATTCCGCTCAGGCCTTCAATGCCCTGACGGACTCCACGGCAAGCCGCGTCAGTGACGGCGTTCGTTACTCGCTGAACTGCACCATGAACGACAACTCGCCCGTGGAGCGGTGCAAGGAAATGACCTGCATCCTCACGTGGAACAACAGGGGCTCGCGCGCGAGCGCACGGTACGTATATGTCCTCTCCCCAAAATTCTAAGGCCAGCCCAAAACCTTGTCCGGGCCAGTCCGGCACGATTTTCATCGTGGCCATCATCGCCCTTGCCCTGCTCGGAATCATGGGGCTGGCCGCCAGTGACACGGCGCATCTGAACATGCTCATGGCCGCCAACGGACACTCCACTAAAAATGCCTTTTTTCTCGCGGACTCAGGCGCAAACGCCGGGCATGAGTATCTGGAAAGCGCCATCGCCGCCGTCAATTCATCGTTTTACAACGACGGCCCCAACGCCTCCGCCTGGGAAAACATGAGCGACTTCAACCCCGCTGACTTCCCTGTCAAATGGCATCGCCATCAAACAGGCGCTACACATGTGCGGACCGGCCTCATCGAAACAGGCCAGGTTCCGGGCAGCGCATTGCAGGGCGGTTCGGGATACGGGAGCGCTGGCACGGGGGCGGCCTCGGGCGGCACCTACAGCAGCTATCTTATCCGCTCGCACAGGCAAGGGCCCCGCAATAGCGCGTCGGAAGTCGATCTGGGCTGGAGGCACATCAACCAATGAATGGAAAATACCTTGGGAACCTAGTCTGGATTGCCGTCAGCGCCCTTTTACTCCTTGCCCCTGAGGCCGTCGCCTACAGAGCCTCTGACTTTCACTGGCTGCCCCCGGTTCTGGCCGTCGAGGAACAACCGTCGCTGACCTTTATTCTGGACACGTCGTCCAGCATGCTGCAGCGGGCGTATTCCGGAGCGTTCAACTCAACGCGCGAATACCATGGCTACTTCGACCCCGATTCATACTACCGTTACAACGCGCAAACCGACACTCCACACTTCCTGGCGGACAATGCCACCGGCCAGTGGAACGGCAATTTCCTGAACTGGGCGGCGATGCTGCGCATAGATGTGGCGCGCAAGCTGCTGAGCGGCGGAAAATTCGATGCCCGGACCGACTGCTACGAAACTCAGTCGCACGGCCTTGAAGTCGAGGAATTGGACTTTGACGACACCGCCCCCCGACGCGATCTGGGAGGACGCATCTCGCACATGACGCCCCTGCGCGGGCGTTTCGCCATAAAGCCTCTGGCTGGTGAAAGCACGATGCTCGTTTCCGAACCGGACTCCGGGCCGGACTCCGACACGCATTACGCGCTGCGCATCAAAGGCGAAGCAGAAAGCGGTCTGCTCCACGCCGTGAAGAACAAGGCCCGCGTTGCCCTGTTAACTTTCGTGGATGACGAACAAGACCTCCATCCCATGACTGACGACGCAGCCGACCTGGCTCGGATCATAAGCACCGTGAACTCCGTCAGTCCGCAGGGGGGAGCGCCGCTGGCAAAAACCCTGCGCACGGTCTACGAATCTCTCCGCCAGAACGGGCAGAGCCCTCAGGTCGCCGATCCGTTTTATTTTCCGTCCAGGGGGCAAGCGGTACCCTGCTCCAGGCAGAGCGTCATCCTGATCAGCGCCGGGGAAAGCTCCGGGGACCTGGGCATTCCCGCCGAAATCAAAAAACTTCCCACGATAAAACGACAGGAAGAAGAATACTTCCTGCATCCGGGCGGAAGCACGTATCTCATTGACATGGCCTATCTGGGACACACCACGGACCTGCGTCCCGAAGACGGCATGGACGGAATGCAGAACTGGGACTTTTACGCGGTATGTCTTGCCGACGACCCCAGCCCTCTCCTCATGGACGCAGCCCGGCATGGAAAATTCAGGGACATAAACGGCAACAACCTCCCTGACCTGCAAGCGGAGTTCGATGCCAACGGCGACGGCCAGCCCGACAACTTTTTTTCGGCACGATCAGGACGACAGCTGGAGGCAGCCATCACCCGCGTCCTGCAGCTCGACACGCCAGGCGTCGCGTCCGGCTCCGCCACCTCCGTCACGACCCTGGCGCGCAGCGGCGAGGGCGCGGCGTATCAGGCAATCTATTTCCCGCCCAGCCGGGCAAGCCAGGCCGCTCCGCCCTGGGCGGGACAGGTGCACGCCTACCTTCTGGACAGCCAGGGCAACCTGCGTGAAGGCCCGGACACGGACAGGGTCATCGAGTTCGCCGGGGAAAAAATTTACGCGCATACCGATACCAACGAGAATGGGCTTATTGACGAGGGAGAACGAAATGCCACGGCGCTGGACGGCATAACCGACATCCATTTCCTGTGGTCTTCCAGTCCATGGCTCAATGATCTGCAGGCCGCGGAAACAATCACGCAGCGTTCGCGTTTCGCCTCTGTTGATCCGAACCGCTACATCATAACCTTTGTGGACAAAAATCGTGACATGGTGGCCGATTCAGGCCGCGGAGAAATTCAAGCCTTCACGCTCCCGGTCAGTCCTGCGGTCACAACGCTCAACTCCTTGGATCATTTTTACAATTACCTGACCCTTTACGAATCCGCGTCCGGGACACTGGGGCTTGATCTTTCCGATCAGGCGCAAAGCATGATCAACTCTCTGCGGGAAGAAAACCCTTCCGCTTTCTCCAACCTCCTGGCCACCCTGGCCAAACGACAGGTGGACTTCATCCGTGGGGCAGAGGTCGGCAACGCCACGGTGGGGGGAATCGTCGACGCGGTCCGAAGTCGCATTCACGGGGGGACTCCCTGGAGGCTGGGCGACATCGTGTACTCTTCGCCTGTCGCAGTGGGCAGACCATCCGAAAACTATCACCTCATATATAATGATACGACCTACGAGAGGTTCCTGAAAAAATACCTGAATCGTCGGCAGGTTGTTTATGCCGGAGCCAATGACGGGATGCTGCACGCGTTCAACGGCGGCTTCTGGAATTCCGGCACCCGCACGTTCGACGTGACGCGGGACGGGCAGACAGGATTTCAACTCGGCCAGGAGCTCTGGGCCTACGTGCCCTACAATCTGCTGCCGCACCTCAAGTGGCTCATGCTTCCGGATTATGGCGAGAAACTGCATGTCGCCTACATGGACCTGACGCCCAAGGTCTTTGACGCCCGGATATTCTTCATGTCCGACGGGATCACGTCCGTGGACGAAGGCAAATACCCCGGTGGTTGGGGGACAATCCTGGTGGCGGGCATGCGTCTTGGCGGGGCGGCCATGGAGGTGGACATCGACAAAACCGACGGCAATACCTTTAATAATGATATTGATCGCAACGTGTCCTCGGCCTACGTGATCATGGACGTGACCGACCCCGAATCCCCGCCGAACGTAATGGCTGAAATCTCAATGCTCGGCCAGGGCTTCACGACCTGTGTGCCAGCGGTCATGCCCATGAGCAGTCCCAATGCAAATACAGCCGAGCGAAACAGATGGTACATGGTCTTCGGCTCCGGCCCGGCTGATTCCTCTGGGTACGCTGACCGCTCAAAACTCGCGGCAGGCACAAGTGACCAACCCGGCAAACTCTATATTCTGGACCTGAGCGCGTTGTTCATGGAAAAAATCGTCAAAACCGTGGGCAGCGACGGATTACTCTCGGCCGTGTCTCGTCCCTTTGCCTTCACTGAAGAGAGTTCATTAATCAGC contains:
- a CDS encoding sigma-54-dependent Fis family transcriptional regulator, with protein sequence MNAERTVLVADADPDRRQVLMDLLAADGYAVPVASNGEEALLKLEGGLVDLVIADEDVPGMTGRELLWECVRRWPGLPFIMLTARGTVPSAVAAIKDGATDYLTRPVDGQELLRGIARVLAASAGRSWARGGNLLTEELWGGKSPSMQRLYRLIERVAPTEATILLLGESGTGKEKIAGLLHRLSQRSRGPLVIVDCGSTPSTLLESELFGHAKGSFTNAYKDKKGLVAEAHGGTLFLDEIGNISSEMQLRLLRFLQERKIRRVGDLAETAVNCRVIAATNADLADLVRSGEFREDLYYRLKVITIQVPPLRERKADIHILAERFLQLFAEDGPMARLDAEVSEAILDYPWPGNVRELRNMLEAAVILSSDGVIRMEDMQFEESYEDTPLPGNLLSLAGSEKQVVLNALERSAWVVKDAADLLGVSRRTMHYKIKKFQIDTAKRSA